From the genome of Pseudarthrobacter sp. NIBRBAC000502772:
CCCGCGACAGTACTGCAGATGGGGTGGGGCGAAGAATGATCAACGAACCGGCTGAAACCGTCATCCGCGACTCGTCGGGGCATGTCCTAGATCGGTGGGTTGAGTCGGATAATGACGATGACCCATGCTGCGAAGAGTGCTGGGCGTGGGCGACTGGCGCGGATGTAGATGAGCAGACCAAACAGTCCGCGCTCCAGGACGCCATCAACGCGGCCCACGAAAGGCAGCGGTGGGCGCGACAAGGCGTCTTCCTAAGGAAAGAGAAAGAGAGACGAAACATGATCCCGGATGAAGCAGTAGAAGCCGCTCTAGCGGCGTGGGGTGGATGCCCCGTTGGTACCTCGCCGAAAGAGCAAGTTATTAGGATGCTGGAAGCTACTGCCCCCATAATCTTGTCGCACGAAGCTGACCGTGCGCGACTGGAGCGGATCGAATCTCCATGGGGCAACCGATGATCCCGAAGCAAGCCATCATCGCCGCCAGGGAAGCTATGCGCGAGGTCACCCCACCGCCCGGTGTGAGTAAGGCCGACTGGCTGGCTGAGTATGGGTCCGTCGCGCTCATCGCAGGAGCCATTGCTGCGGCAGCCCCGTACATCAAAGCGCAAGCGATAGACAAGGCTGTGGAGGATGCCGAGGGGCTAGGCATGGAAGAGGTCCCGGTGCACTCCCTCCGCTTTCGTGCGGACTGCTATAGGAATATAGGCGCCAACCTCTATGGGGGCAAGGCGTGATCTCTGACGAGGCAATAGAGGCTGCCGCTGAGGCCTTGGTCGGATCCACGCTGGGGGACCGCGACGGTATCAAATGGGAAGAGTTCTTTGAAGCAGCCCGCCTAGCCCTCAACGCAGCCGCTCCATACCTTATGGCTCGAGCTTTTGATGAGGGCCAGAAGTCGGGGATGCGGCATGCTGACCGACTTGTAGCTGCGGCAAGGATCGGCAAGCCTGAACTGCCGGGGCCCATAAGCCCTAACGCCTATAGGCCAACCCTATGAGTAAGGGCACGAAGATGCGGTACATCCGCATCCCCGACGAGTTGTGGGACCGCGTGAAAACCGAAGCCGCACAACAAGGCACCAACGTATCCGACCTGATCCGCGGGATGCTGCGGGAATGGTTGGGGAGTAAGGAGGGGGAGAAGTGAACCAGGACAAGCCGAATGATGGGGGCAGGGCAATGGATTTGAGCGCCGAATACGCCGCAGCGCTAGACCATCTCGGAGAAAAGCGGGCCGAGTTCGACTTCCTAAAGGACGCACACAATGCGCTCCTCGACAACCCCAGCGCGGCGGATGCCAACCTCGCTGCGGCGAGGCGCCTCATGGATGTTGCATGGAAAGCATCATTCGCGGCGGCGCGAGCCAAGGAAGAAGCCGAGATGAAACTCAACTTAGAATGGGCGGCGACGCGATGAGCGAATTACCTAAAGCCCTGCGGGATCTAATGCACGAGCAGATAACCGCCGCACAGCAGGACGGCATGCGGCTGGGCAGTAGGTTCGGCGCGAAGACCCTGCGGGATATTGCGGACGGACTTGATGGTGAGCCGAACATAGCCCCCGATTACATCCGCGGAATGCGCGATGCGGCAATCTTTATCGAACGCTTTGCCGAGGACATCGACCGGGCCGGGGATGCCAAGTGACCGCCCCCGCCCCGGACTTCGACGCTGCACGGGAGGCGTACGAGGCGGCGCGGCTTGACTTGAATCGGCTAATCATCAACCCCGAGAAGCACCTGACCGTCAAGCAATATCGGACACACCTACTCGCGCTGGCCAACGTCGTGGATGCCGCACACAATAAGATGCTGGAGGCGTGGAAGTGACTATCACCGAGTTCCTGGAGGCGCGCATTGAAGAAGACGAGATGCGGGCTGGTAGTGGCTGGGCGCGGCTCGGTGACACGCGCTGGGAGACGGACAACTATGGGCGTGACACCCTAACCCCATCCGCCGTCCTAGCTGAGTGCGCGGCTAAGCGGGCGATCCTCAAGGAGCATGAGATTGACCTTCACATGAGCCAGCCCTATTGCGATACCTGCGCCGAGTGGTGGGCTTCGGAACTTGGCGAAGGTCCACCGCCCGTAAAGTTCCCATGCCCGACGATCCGCGCCCTCGCCGCCGTCTACAAGGACCACCCGGACTATCAGAAGGAGTGGAAGCAATGACCCGCGGCAAGGGCGAGGGCTCGGTGTACAAGCGCGCCTCTGACGGCCTGTGGTGCGTGCGAATCGAACTGCCGCCGGGACCAGGAGGGAAGCGACGGACGAAGGTGGTTTGTCGGCGCGAGAAGAAGGACGCGCTCGAACAGATGGACGCACTCAAAGCCGAGCTCAAAAAGCACGGCAACCTACCCACCCGTAGCCTGACCGTTGAACGCTGGCTGCGAAAGTGGATTGACGAGATCGCGCCCAAAGAGATCCGGCCGAAGAGTTACGCCGCGTACAAGAGTACGGTGGACGGCTGGCTGATCCCGCTACTTGGCCGGCACAAGATTGACAGCCTCAACGCGGATCACGTCCGCGAAATGTTCAAGCACATCGCCGCGACACCCAAGAGCCAGAAGCTCAGGGGAGTGGACCCGAAAGACTGGCCCGAGGGAACTGTCATGGTCGGGGCTGACACCGCGATCAAGTGCCACGCCGTGCTTAGTAGCGCGCTCAAGACTGCCATGCGCGAGGGGAAGGCGACACGGAACGTTTGCGAGATGGTGGACCCGCCGCGGAAAGCGAAGGTTGCGCAGGGATCTCTAACCGCCATTCAAGCACGCCAACTCCTGACCCACCTGACGACCCGTGAGGACTGCGCACTATGGTCGGCGTACATTCTTACCGGAGCCAGGCGCGGCGAGCTCCTGGGGCTAGAGGTGGACCGCGTGAGTGATGTTCTGGACCTGAGCTGGCAACTGCTCAGGATTACCGACATCACCACGGCGCCGGCTGACTACGAATACCGGCATCAACAGGGCACGATGTACTTGACCCGCCCGAAATCCAGGAGCGGCACACGAGAAGTCCCGCTCGTGGAACCGTTGCGCTCCATTCTCGCGCTGCACATGCAGGGGATGACTGACGGGCTCGTGTTCACTCGGGAAGACGGTTCGCCATGGGATCCAGACACCGCAACAAGGACGTGGGCGAAGGTACTCAAGGAAGCCGGGATGCCCTCTAACGTCGTACTGCATGGCGCCCGACACACTGCGGTAGAAATGATGAGTGCGGCCGGGGTTAGTTGGGATGACATCAAGGATCTCGTGGGCCACTCCACTGTGCAAATGTCGCTCGACTACCGGAGCAAGCCAGACCAAGCCAGGCTCACCGCGGCGATGGAGCTCAATAGCCGGATGCTCGAAGGGTGACGCGCCCCCCGATGGCCCCCATATCAGTGCCGTCGGGGGCCGTCTTGGTCCTAAGCGACCCTAGCCCATGTCTTCCCGCGGATGGCAAAGTTCATTCCAGATGTCGAGACTCCATACGCCTGGGCTAGTTCCCTATGGGAGAACTTGCCCGTTGCATAAGCGGCCCTAGCGGCGCGAACGTCGGACTCGGTCAACTTATGAATGCCCTGTCGTTCCCCGTGAGCGCTGCGATTCTTTTTCGCGGCGTCTTCCGAGTTCTCTTTAGGGGTTCCGGCGAATAGGTGCGCGGGGTTAATGCATGGCGGGTTGTCGCAGCGGTGGCAAGCAAACCGCCCATCGTCAAGAGGTCCGACCCACGCGAGGTATGCGATGCGGCTAGCATGGTTGGTTTTATTGTTCCCGACGCTGACCAGTCCGTAGCCGCCCCTATTGCGCCCACCGTCCCATTCCCAGCAGGGTCCAAGTTCCGTCCGGCGTAACACTTCCGTCCAGCCCGTGTACTCCAGGCGCTCGGCAAGGTCAGCGTCCCGTGGCGTGCGCAGCGTAACGCTCGGGTCGCCGTGCCGCCTGAGTCGGGTGTAGTGCCTGTCGCACATACTCTTTGCGGTATTAGGAAGGTCGCATCCGTCGACCTTGCAGGTGCCTCGAAGTTTCGGGCCAACGCGGACGTAGTGCACATAGCATTTGCCGCGGAAGTAAATCTTGCGGGCGCATTCATCTGTGGTGCATGTAGAATCTGTCATATCGGCACTCCCTTATGTGTCGGTCACGCTCCCGGATGCCTGCAAGCATCGCGGGAGTTTCTAATACCTTAATTGTACCTTGAAATCAAACAGCCCCCACCCTCAAGTCGAGAGTGGGGGCCTTTCTTTGCGTTAAGAGCCGCGTACCGTTCGGGCTGCACGGATGACTAGCGCGAGTAGATCCTCATCGAGCGCCAGGCAGATTACTTCCAGATCGTTTGCCGTGAATGAACTCTCATTTCGCAGCCGCTTCGAGATGTAACTTTGCGACTTGCCCGCCAAGACGGCGAGCTGGGAACCGCTAACCCGGTGCCGCGTCATGGCAAGGCGGACTTCGTCACTGATGGCGACGGCAAACTTGCCGGGCTTCGGCTCGGATCCACGGGGCACGTCCGCCATGCTATCGCTCCAATACGCTAAACAACCCTCTGACCTGCATCGATGCTCTATATATCGCGAATGAACCTATATAGAGCAGGTCTAACAGGAAACGCTACCCTCCAGTAGCTCACGCAGGCAATGGACTAGGTTCATCCAGCCATTTTATATAGGGTAGTTTTGTCCGAAACGAGCACCAAAAAGCACGCATCCTATATGTCGGATACGTGCTGTAAGGTTCGAATACATTTCCGAACAACCTGCCTGGGGGCACCATATGAAGCAAGCGCACATCGAAGCTATGACGGTTCGCGAATTCGGCAATGAAGCCGTTATGCGTGGCGTAACTCCGTCTGCTCTTCTGGCTGGATCCGGGCCTCTGCGCGCTGCATCAGAACCATTGGAGTCAGCCCCAGGACTTCCGCAACCCTAAAGAAGGTTGGCATCGGCATTGACTGGTGCCCCTTGAGGTAGCGGTTCATTGCAGGGCGACCGACGCCGGCAGCCTCTGCAAGTTCCGACTGGGTCATGTCGCGCTCCACGAGCTCTACCTTGATCTGAATGGCAAGCGCCGCTTCTAGACGTTCTCCGTAGGTGTTCATACGGACAACGTTAGTTGCTATGCCGTACTACATGCAACAACTTGAGCAAATCTTTACCATATCGGATACATAAATCACAAATCCTTGACAAACACTTGAGAAGTATCCGTTTCGGGGTTGCGTGTATCGGATCGGACACATACAGTGTTCCTATGACTACAACACAGGCCGCTGGGGCCAGTGCGGCAGACGCAGAGATTGCCTCCCGCATAACCAACGCACTCATCGTAAAAAACATCTCAGCCCGGCACGTATCGGACCAAACCGGCATCAGCTACCCAACATTGCGAAGAAGCCTAAAGGGTGGACGAAGCCTCACCTTCCTAGAGTTCCACAAGATTTGCGGAGTAATCGGAGTCCCGCCCTCCTCGCTCCTCCCGGACTCACTCGCAGACCGGAGCGCAGCCTAATGGCACAGATCAGTTACACGGTAGCCGAAGCCGCGAAAGCCGTAGGACTCTCAGAGAGAAGCGTCAGAGACGCAATCAAAGACAGTTACCTCACCGCAAGATTTTTCAACACGAAGGCCCTGATCCGGCACGAAGACCTCGAAGCCTGGATCGATAAGCTCCCTTCCGAATCACCCCGCTAGTCCCGCACCACCCAGCCGCAGCCTAAGCGCCGGCCACCGCAACACCGTCGCCCGACTCAGGGCAAACACACCCCCATCCACCCCTACTGACTTTTTAGTCGGAGGTTTTCCCGTGCTACTCCATGCCCTTTTGCAGGAGGCGCTCGAAGGAATGGACAAGAAGTCCGCCGTCGATCACCTCCATGAACTCTTCCCTACTAACTCGAAGTCGTTCTTCAACCGCAACTATCTGCACATCCTCACGCTGGACCCCATCGGACTATCCCGAATCTTGGGCCACAGCGACCCCACCGCCGACAAGGCAATCCGCAACATCGAACGGAGCGCAGCAGCATGACCATCACCCAGGAAACTCGCATCGAGTGGACGGGCAACATCCAGGTTCACCACCCCGTCACGGTCCACGCAACAGCCAAGGCGTTCGCGGTGATGTGTGCGTGACTGACGGCGACAACTGCAAGATCAGGCCCGGAACCTGGGGGCTCTACATCCACCACGACTGCGAGGCGCACAAGTACGACACGTACCCCGAGTACATCCCCTGCACGTTCGACTCACGAGATAAGAGCGCCGCATGAAGGCCGCCGCCCTAGAGGACACCACCTGGTCCGAGGACGCCGTAGCAACCATCATCGGCATCTCCCACACGCAGGAGATATTCACGGCCGACGACCTCGCTAGGGAACTCCGCAAGGCACCCTTCCCCAACGCGGTAGGCATCGCATTCAGTCAAGCACGCCGCGCCGGATACATAGAGCCGGTCAGCTACACCACATCAAGTCAGACCGCCCGCAAGCACGGAGTTGTGCGGACGTGGCGCCGCAAAGTCAACGAAGGGTTCTCGCTGTGAACTGGACACATTTCCTCGGCCTCGTCCTCTGTATCGGCTTTGGTGTCGCCGCACTCCGGGCCATCCGCCTTGATCGCGCCGACGAGTACCACCTTATGCACGGACCCAAGTCCGGCTGCGTCGATTGCGCGGCGAAGTAATGACCGCCGTAGCTCTGGACATCGCCGCAATCGTGGGTGAAATGGAAGACCAGCCATGCGAGAGCTTGCAGCACGGCGTGGTGGATGAATTTCATGACGACGGCCCCGCTACACATTATGGGCGAGTCCACTGCCAGTCATGTGGCCTCGATGTTATCAAGTCATACTGCGCACAGTTCATCCGGTGCGTCTTCATATTGCCAACTTCTGAGTGCATCTGCGGGGCATCGTTTCCCACGCCTGAACTGGTGACGATCCTAGGTCCGGTCAGGCCATGAACCCGGATCGCTACCTAGAAGAACCCGAGCCCACCGATTACGAAGCGCTCGACGCCGAGCAAGATACCCGCGCCGCCGATGATGCGGACGCAGCCCGAAAGGAACGATCATGACCACCAACACCCACGCCGCCCCCTGGACCCTGACCCGCTACATAGCTGACCTGTTCTCGCCGCCCACCAAGCGTGACAAGGATTTCGCTGTCATCATGTCCGGTCGCGAGTCTGCGGCCCGAGCTCTATTTAGCGAGCAGGTAAATGGATCGAAGCTCGACATGCTCGAATACGACAACTCCCCCCTCCTCCGCGGTGGCTGGCTCGCTGAGGCTGACCGGCGGATTGCGGGCGGTGTGAAGGTGGAGCTGTCCGAACTGCTGATCCTGCGCCACTGGGGATACACGCCCGCCGAATGGGTTGCGCTGCCTAACGAGGTACGTGCGGCCAAGAGGGACGGCTATTACGAGGCGAAGGGGTTGGGGGCATGAGGGAGCGGGACCCTATCGAGAATGCCGACCAGCCTCCCGAAGTTGACATCCACGGCGGCCGGGACAAGCAGCTACCGCCCGCCGAAGCCGCAGCGACTCGCATCCGTGAGTTCGTTTCATGGTTCGGCGACGGGCAGGTCTATACCGGCGACGTCAACAGCCCGCCGCTCTACGCCCGAGACCTCGAAGCCCTCGCTCGGAACATATTGGGGCAGCCATGATCCGCACCGAGTACGCCGCCCGCCTAGCAAGTGGCTTGATCTACCTCAAGGACTGGTCAGCACCGTTCGTCGCCAAGTTCGTAACCGACATGGCCCCGATCACCCCCATCCACATGGTCACCCGCACATGGGTTGGCGACGTGCATTCGGATTGGGAGCGTGCGGCGTGAAGGCGCTCGAACTCACCATCTACCCGCCGATCCATCGCCCACGCTACGGCTACGGAATCGACCCCTACCGCGAGCAGTGGAAACGGGAACGCAATATCATCGAGGCCAAGCGCCTCACGGACGCCGAACTTGCCGCCGAGTACTGGCGGTCTACGTGGGACGCCCAGAGCTGCTACCACGACGGCAGCGACGAGGACATAACCGCAACCCGCAAAGAATACGAAGCGCTCGAACGTTTCGCAACCCTCCCCCACTACGACGAGGACCCAAGATGACCATCACCGACCTGAACGCACTATCCGCCGAACTCACCGAGGCCACGCAGCAGGTCGAGGGTGCGACTGAGCAGGTCCGCATTACGGGGCTTGTTTTTGAGTATGATGCGCCGCTGCCCCCGCTCAAGCAGCACCCGCGCACCAAGCTATGGGAACCGGCGTCGGTTGGGTTCAGGGATCTGCCTGAGGCTGGGTCATGAGCCACCTAAGCGGCTTCGGACTGCCGGGGCGGGTGAAGCCACGCAAGCGACACCCCATGACCCCCCGCCAAGCCCAGCGTCTCCGGTTCGGGATCCTCGCCGCACGCCACGCACTCGAACGCGACCGGCTCACCGACGACCAGGTTGACTACCTCGAAAACTGCCGCGACATCGGCTGGCGGAAAGAGGACGCATGGAAGGCGTACCGGCGGGAAGCGATCAACTTTCAAAGGAGGCGGCATGCCTAATGGACCACGACGCCAAGAAAGAAAACTGGTCAAGGGCGACTAATCGGTACTGCGACTGCCCACCATTCCGGTTTTCGCCAGCGCACAATCACAAGCGCGAGACCAACCCAGACTGCCCGGAACACGGCAGTAACCACGACGGAGCCTAGGCGGGCTCCTTTTTTATTGCCCATAGGGGGACAAATTGACCTTGCATATTTACAACGACGTCGAACAAGGTTCGGACGAATGGCACCAAATGCGACGAGGGATCGCGACCGCCTCAGTAGTGGGGCAGCTCATCACGCCCAAAACAATCAAGCCCGCAGCCAACGACACGTCACGCAGCCTCGCTGCCACGCTGGTAGCCGAGCGCATCACTGGATTCACTGAGCCGTTCCACGAGACCGCAGATATGGAACGCGGCACCTTGGATGAGCCCTACGCCCGAGAGATCTACGCCGAGCACTACGCGCCGGTTACCGAACTTGGCTTCATGGTCCGCGATGACTGGGGATTCAAGATCGGATACTCACCTGACGGACTCGTTGGCGAGGATGGCTTGATTGAGATCAAGTCACGCAAGCAGCGGATCCAGCTACAGACCATCCTTGACGATGAAGTGCCGCTGGCGAACATGGCGCAGATCCAATGCGGACTACTCGTCTCCGGGCGTAAGTGGCTGGACTACGTGAGCTATTCCGGTGGGATGCCGCTCTACGTCAAGCGGGTCCTGCCCGACCCTAAGTGGTTCCACGCGATCTTCCAGGCTGTCGATGCCCTCGAAGAATCTGCCGCCACAATGCTCGACACCTACACGGCAGCCATCGATGGCAGGCCCGCAACCGAACGCATAGACCACTTCGCAGAACTGGAGTTCACCTTCTGATGGATATTTCAAAGGCACTACTAGCCAAGTCGGACCAGCTGAATGCGGCCGACCTGACCGGAGCCCCAATCGTGGCGACCATATCGGCGGTGGTTGGCGAGCCGACTAAGCCGATCATCGAACTCGAAGGCATGGATGGCCGGCCCTGGAAACCCGCAAAAGGGATGCTTCGGGTGATCGCTAGGGGTTGGGGCACTGAGACGGATGCATTTGTTGGCCGTCGCGTGAAGCTCGTCAACAATCCCGAAGTGATCTACGCGGGCGAGAGGGTCGGCGGCGTCGAAGTTGTCGCAATGTCACACATCGACGGCGCATTTACCATGCCGGTCCGCATCAGCCAGAAGAAAGTAAAACAGCACACCGTAGAAGTGCTGTCCGAGCCGCCGACCGAGCCTTGGATAGCGCAGTGGCAGGCAATCAAGAACGCACTCACCGCCGCCGGGTATGAGGGTGACGGGCCAGCGATGCTCGCCACGGCCGGGCAAGTCATCGGCGCCGCATGGGAACACCCGAACAAGATCAGCGCCGAGGATGCGCAGAAGATTCTTGCGGTAGTACGCGAAGACAACCATCAGGAGCAGACAGCATGACCAACCACCGCACCACCGGCAACGTGTCCGTCTCGGTCCTCGCCGGCCACATCAAAGCCACATCCCAGCCGATCCACCCGGAAATCGGGCAGCAGGTCAGCATGGGTGACGGGCTTTACTTCTCAATCACCCCG
Proteins encoded in this window:
- a CDS encoding ribbon-helix-helix domain-containing protein, encoding MSKGTKMRYIRIPDELWDRVKTEAAQQGTNVSDLIRGMLREWLGSKEGEK
- a CDS encoding DUF6221 family protein; the protein is MTITEFLEARIEEDEMRAGSGWARLGDTRWETDNYGRDTLTPSAVLAECAAKRAILKEHEIDLHMSQPYCDTCAEWWASELGEGPPPVKFPCPTIRALAAVYKDHPDYQKEWKQ
- a CDS encoding tyrosine-type recombinase/integrase, with the protein product MTRGKGEGSVYKRASDGLWCVRIELPPGPGGKRRTKVVCRREKKDALEQMDALKAELKKHGNLPTRSLTVERWLRKWIDEIAPKEIRPKSYAAYKSTVDGWLIPLLGRHKIDSLNADHVREMFKHIAATPKSQKLRGVDPKDWPEGTVMVGADTAIKCHAVLSSALKTAMREGKATRNVCEMVDPPRKAKVAQGSLTAIQARQLLTHLTTREDCALWSAYILTGARRGELLGLEVDRVSDVLDLSWQLLRITDITTAPADYEYRHQQGTMYLTRPKSRSGTREVPLVEPLRSILALHMQGMTDGLVFTREDGSPWDPDTATRTWAKVLKEAGMPSNVVLHGARHTAVEMMSAAGVSWDDIKDLVGHSTVQMSLDYRSKPDQARLTAAMELNSRMLEG
- a CDS encoding HNH endonuclease, with product MTDSTCTTDECARKIYFRGKCYVHYVRVGPKLRGTCKVDGCDLPNTAKSMCDRHYTRLRRHGDPSVTLRTPRDADLAERLEYTGWTEVLRRTELGPCWEWDGGRNRGGYGLVSVGNNKTNHASRIAYLAWVGPLDDGRFACHRCDNPPCINPAHLFAGTPKENSEDAAKKNRSAHGERQGIHKLTESDVRAARAAYATGKFSHRELAQAYGVSTSGMNFAIRGKTWARVA
- a CDS encoding helix-turn-helix transcriptional regulator, with amino-acid sequence MADVPRGSEPKPGKFAVAISDEVRLAMTRHRVSGSQLAVLAGKSQSYISKRLRNESSFTANDLEVICLALDEDLLALVIRAARTVRGS
- a CDS encoding helix-turn-helix domain-containing protein yields the protein MNTYGERLEAALAIQIKVELVERDMTQSELAEAAGVGRPAMNRYLKGHQSMPMPTFFRVAEVLGLTPMVLMQRAEARIQPEEQTELRHA
- a CDS encoding helix-turn-helix domain-containing protein, producing the protein MAQISYTVAEAAKAVGLSERSVRDAIKDSYLTARFFNTKALIRHEDLEAWIDKLPSESPR
- a CDS encoding lambda exonuclease family protein codes for the protein MTLHIYNDVEQGSDEWHQMRRGIATASVVGQLITPKTIKPAANDTSRSLAATLVAERITGFTEPFHETADMERGTLDEPYAREIYAEHYAPVTELGFMVRDDWGFKIGYSPDGLVGEDGLIEIKSRKQRIQLQTILDDEVPLANMAQIQCGLLVSGRKWLDYVSYSGGMPLYVKRVLPDPKWFHAIFQAVDALEESAATMLDTYTAAIDGRPATERIDHFAELEFTF